The Xiphophorus couchianus chromosome 14, X_couchianus-1.0, whole genome shotgun sequence genome includes a region encoding these proteins:
- the msantd1 gene encoding myb/SANT-like DNA-binding domain-containing protein 1 isoform X1, translating into MAVDDSFSYLMPGHSEKHRRAPNWTDGEMKALLYVWEEFHNELKTSKRNAKVYEKMSQRFFQLTGEQRFKEEIKMKITNMSFQFRRLKATANESGETPDWPYYKAIEKILSKPLENGRVNSLEFQASAAGPSTSSQSTDNPLSQSEEGVIGFLPEYTGSSDEMEIKQELDSLSSDSEHMLGSRCSSPLLSSHPVSARKRRAKKYLSLKRKKLQVMQAMLQQHKKSSQAIEETCRELRRSMHQQNLLQVQCLQLQERMMNLLEKMIQLPSSASAVWSQSGAKDPGKP; encoded by the exons ATGGCAGTGGACGATAGTTTCAGCTACCTGATGCCAGGCCACAGCGAGAAACACAGGCGGGCCCCGAACTGGACCGACGGCGAAATGAAGGCCCTCCTGTACGTGTGGGAGGAATTCCACAACGAGCTGAAAACCAGCAAGAGGAACGCCAAGGTTTACGAGAAGATGTCCCAGAGGTTTTTCCAGCTCACCGGAGAGCAGCGCTTCAAAGAGGAGATCAAGATGAAAATCACTAACATGTCCTTCCAGTTCAG GCGACTGAAGGCCACAGCCAACGAATCGGGGGAGACGCCGGACTGGCCTTACTACAAGGCCATCGAGAAGATCCTCTCCAAGCCGCTGGAGAACGGCAGGGTGAACTCGCTGGAGTTTCAGGCCTCGGCCGCCGGTCCCTCCACTTCGTCCCAGTCCACAGACAACCCCTTGTCCCAGTCGGAGGAGGGCGTGATTGGATTCCTGCCAGAGTACACTGGCTCCTCAGATGAGATGGAGATAAAACAAGAGCTGGACTCTTTGAGTTCAGACAGCGAGCACATGCTGGGCTCCAG ATGTTCCTCTCCGCTCCTCAGCTCCCACCCCGTCTCAGCCAGGAAGAGACGTGCCAAAAAGTACCTGTCCCTGAAGAGGAAGAAGCTGCAGGTCATGCAGGCCATGCTCCAGCAGCACAAGAAGTCCAGCCAGGCGATAGAGGAGACGTGCAGGGAGCTCCGCCGATCCATGCACCAACAGAACCTCCTGCAGGTCCAgtgtctgcagctgcaggagagGATGATGAACCTCCTGGAGAAAATGATACAGCTCCCCAGCTCAGCATCAGCGGTTTGGAGTCAGAGTGGGGCAAAAGATCCAGGGAAACCGTGA
- the msantd1 gene encoding myb/SANT-like DNA-binding domain-containing protein 1 isoform X2, with protein MAVDDSFSYLMPGHSEKHRRAPNWTDGEMKALLYVWEEFHNELKTSKRNAKVYEKMSQRFFQLTGEQRFKEEIKMKITNMSFQFRRLKATANESGETPDWPYYKAIEKILSKPLENGRVNSLEFQASAAGPSTSSQSTDNPLSQSEEGVIGFLPEYTGSSDEMEIKQELDSLSSDSEHMLGSSSHPVSARKRRAKKYLSLKRKKLQVMQAMLQQHKKSSQAIEETCRELRRSMHQQNLLQVQCLQLQERMMNLLEKMIQLPSSASAVWSQSGAKDPGKP; from the exons ATGGCAGTGGACGATAGTTTCAGCTACCTGATGCCAGGCCACAGCGAGAAACACAGGCGGGCCCCGAACTGGACCGACGGCGAAATGAAGGCCCTCCTGTACGTGTGGGAGGAATTCCACAACGAGCTGAAAACCAGCAAGAGGAACGCCAAGGTTTACGAGAAGATGTCCCAGAGGTTTTTCCAGCTCACCGGAGAGCAGCGCTTCAAAGAGGAGATCAAGATGAAAATCACTAACATGTCCTTCCAGTTCAG GCGACTGAAGGCCACAGCCAACGAATCGGGGGAGACGCCGGACTGGCCTTACTACAAGGCCATCGAGAAGATCCTCTCCAAGCCGCTGGAGAACGGCAGGGTGAACTCGCTGGAGTTTCAGGCCTCGGCCGCCGGTCCCTCCACTTCGTCCCAGTCCACAGACAACCCCTTGTCCCAGTCGGAGGAGGGCGTGATTGGATTCCTGCCAGAGTACACTGGCTCCTCAGATGAGATGGAGATAAAACAAGAGCTGGACTCTTTGAGTTCAGACAGCGAGCACATGCTGGGCTCCAG CTCCCACCCCGTCTCAGCCAGGAAGAGACGTGCCAAAAAGTACCTGTCCCTGAAGAGGAAGAAGCTGCAGGTCATGCAGGCCATGCTCCAGCAGCACAAGAAGTCCAGCCAGGCGATAGAGGAGACGTGCAGGGAGCTCCGCCGATCCATGCACCAACAGAACCTCCTGCAGGTCCAgtgtctgcagctgcaggagagGATGATGAACCTCCTGGAGAAAATGATACAGCTCCCCAGCTCAGCATCAGCGGTTTGGAGTCAGAGTGGGGCAAAAGATCCAGGGAAACCGTGA